Genomic segment of Mycolicibacterium sarraceniae:
CCCGCACCCAGGACGCGCCGAGCTCGTCGGCGGCGAGCTTGATGAGGTGGTCCAGACCCGATTTGGTGACGCCGTACGGCCCGAACCAGCGGTGGGTGTTGCTGGACGCAATCGACGAGATCCCGACGAAGGAGCCGCCGCCACCGCGCACCATCTCGCGGGCTGAGTGCTTCAGCACGTACATCGAGCCGTTGATGTTGAGGTCGACGGTGGCGCGCCACGCCTCGGAGTCCATCTGGGTGATCGGGCCGATGGTCTGGGAACCGCCCGCGCAGTGCACGACACCGTTGAGGCGGCCGTTCCACGCTGTGGTCTCGTCGACGACCGCGGCGATCTGGTCCTCGTTGGTGACGTCGGCGGGTGAATACTTCACGTCGCCGTTCGGTGCGACGGCCTTGATTTCGTCCACGGTAGTGGCCAGCCGATCGG
This window contains:
- a CDS encoding SDR family oxidoreductase: MQLSFEDRTYLVTGGGSGIGKGVAEGLAKAGATVMIVGRNADRLATTVDEIKAVAPNGDVKYSPADVTNEDQIAAVVDETTAWNGRLNGVVHCAGGSQTIGPITQMDSEAWRATVDLNINGSMYVLKHSAREMVRGGGGSFVGISSIASSNTHRWFGPYGVTKSGLDHLIKLAADELGASWVRVNGIRPGLIRTELVQLVLDSPELRGDYAQCTPLPRPGEVEDVANTALFLLSDAAQWITGQIIGVDGGQNLRRGPDYSAMLEPAFGADALRGVV